The DNA segment GGCTGAAAGTCTCCTCGCCCACGCTGCGCATTGCCGGCCAGGTTGATCCCGGCGCCTCGCTCATCATCAATGGGCAAGAAGTGCCTGTGGACAGCCGCGGCAATTTCAGCGCGTTGCTCACGTTCGCCGAAGGCGATAACCTCATCACACTCTCGGCGACCGACCGCGCCGGCAACACCACCACCATCCAACGCATGGTGCGCTACACGCCCGCCGGCGTCAGCGGCGAAAGCCCCCTGGCAAGCCTGAACCTGCCCAACGACGTGGTGGCACAGCGCGTGCTGCTTGGGCTGGCACTGCTGGTGCCCTTCTTCCTGCTGGTGGTGTACTGGATGCGCCCCTTGCACTTTTCCTTGTCGGTCGAAAACCCCGTCTTCTATCCCAACCGCCCCGACGATTCGCGCCTGCTGGTGATGAACCTTGACCTGTCGCGTCCCGCCCGCGTCACCATCCGCGTGTACGACCAGATGGACAACCTGGTGGCCACGCTGGTTGAAAAACGCAAGCACCGCCGCGGCGACCACTTCCGCCTGTGGGACGGGCGCGATGAATACGGGAATGTGCTGCCAAGCGGCTCGTACCTGGTGGAAGCCACGGCTGACACGCGGTTTACCACGGTGACCAGCGCCGTGTGGGTCTATGTGGATGCCACGCCGGTGATGCTGGGCACGGTTAGCCAGCAAGCCGACCGACAGGAGCATGCATACGTCGAAGGGGAAATTGTGGACACCGATATCTAGCCGAGACAAAAGAGACCTGGCGGACGCACCACGCGACAAGCCAGGTCTCTTTTCTTTTTGATGACAATGTTGCAGGGTGAAACACGATGACCAGAAAAGCCTGGATTGAGATAATTCCCATTGAAGAAGCCGACGAACGCCTGGCGGCGGTGTACGCCCAATGCGCCGACCCGCAAACCGGTGAGCCGGCGCATATCATGGCGATTCACAGCCTCAACCCCCAATCCATGCTCGACCACCGCAGCCTCTACAAAACACTCATGTATGGGCGTTCTCCCCTGCGCCGCGCCCAGCGTGAGATGATTGCACTGGTGGTGTCAGCCGCCAACCACTGCAAGTACTGAATGACCCACCACGGAGCGGCGCTCCGTCGGCTTGTGAAAGATGAAACGCTGGTGCGCCAGTTGGCTGACGATTACACCCAGGCGCCCCTTTCGCCTGCCGAGCGTGCCATGCTCGATTATGCTGTGAAACTTACGCGCACGCCCTGGGCGGTGGATGAAACCGATATTGCCGCCCTGCGCAACGTCGGTTGGGACGACCGCGCCATTCTCGACATCGCGCAAATCACCGCCTACTTCAATTATGTCAACAGATTGGCGGAAGGGTTGGGGATTGTGCTCGAAGACTACTGGCAAGAGGATGACATTCTGGAATGAGCCTCTGCGCGAGCAGACAATGCTCATGAAGCCCTGGTTGGTTTTGCCTAACCACGCTTCTTTACGCAACCACCAAAGGCGTAAACAAGCCGGCGAAGCGGTCTTCCAGTGTGGCAAGAATCTCGGCGGCGCTCTCCTCGTCCAAAGGCGATGACACCAGCCGCATTTGCCCCGGCGCCTGGGCATGCTGTAATGTGAGCACCGTCACCCCGTCGCCCACCTGCACAGGGAATTGTTGCCCGCCAACGTGCAGCCGATACGTCCCCATGCGCGGTGTCGCGATTTCCAGCCCGCCCACGCCATACGCCGCATCGGTTCCGCTCAACGTTGTGAAAACCCGCCCATCGGGCGCATGCAGACGCACCGTCACCCCTGGAAGGCTCAGTTCAGCAGCGAGCGCCCGCCGCCGTGCCGTAAATCGCTCTTCGCGCAACAGACGCCACGCCAGCGTTTCTTCACCTTCCAGCGCAAAAGTGGGCTGTTCCATCACATCCAGCAGCGCCAGCCGAAGCGCTCCCGCCTCTTCAACCGGCAGCCAGCGCGACACCAGGCGCACCGACTGAGCCGCATAGCGCCCTTGCACCAGTTCAATCCCCGTGTAGAAGTGGCGCAAAATCGCCTCGTAGGAAGCGCCCTGCGCCGCCATCGCCATCGCCCCCGTCTGGCACATGCCGACCCCATGCCCACGCATGGGTTGTTGCGGGGCAGGACACATCACACCACGCAAGTAGGGCACGCTGTACTGCGGCCAAACTTCTTCGATACTGCGTGTGCGCCCATCGCAAGCGGCAAAGTAGAGCGCGTGAATGATTCGCCCCTGGAACACCGCCACCACGCCCGCCGTCGCCTCAATGGCTGCATCACTCCGCGGGTCGGTCGCAGGCGTCCAAACCTGGCAATGCGTGGTGGTGCAGAGGTCGGCGTCGGCTTCGGGGTGGCGACGCGCGGTCAAGGCATAGCAACGCGCCGCCACCGCCTGGGCTTTTTGCGCTTCCAGCGGCGCGCCTGCGCCAATTTCGTGCGGCACAACCCCGCGCAAATAGGTTTCCACGGGCATGGCGCGCACCGTACCGTCGGGCATCAGCAGCCGCACACTCGATTTGAGGTTCATCAGACACCACCTTTCGCACTGCGCTCATTCCACACGCAACAGCACAACGCCGCCAGGTTCCAGCATGAGGGGCAAACGCCCATCCGGGTCGGGCGTGAGAATGCGGTCGTTCAACACATCGGCGAGCGGTACGGTGGTCGGCATCGTCAAGGTCAATGTGCCGGCATGCTCAAAGTCTGTGTTCACCACCAGCATGAAGCGGCGGGACGTCTCGGCTGCCTGGCGTGTGAGCACCCAAACAGCGCCATGCGTTTCAAACGTGAACGTGCCGGGGCGGGAATCCGTGAACAGGTCTGCGTAGGCATGGCGCACGGTGTAGAGCCGCGTCAGCCAGGGGATGAGCGTCTCGGTGTTCAACCAGGGCAACGCATGCGGGCTGAACAACGCCAGTTTCTCGGTCGTCCAAAAGCGCAGTTCTTCCGCCGTAAAATCAATCCCCGTGTTGACGGGCGCCGTTTCGCCCACTTCAAACCCATTGTGCACCCACGGCACTCCCGGCACAAACGCATGAATCGCCGCCAGCACGCGGCTCCGCCGCACGCCCCCCGTGAGCGCCGCCACGCGATGGGTGTTGTGGTTCTCGCCCGCCGCCAGTTGTAATTCGCGCATGCCCTGCGCCGCCACATCGGGCAAGAAGGTGCGCAGCGCCTCGAACGATTGGCTGATGAGCGTCATCGGTCCCATGGCGACGTTGTAGCCGCGCGGGTCGCCGGTCAGGCTGGCATCAAAGTTTTCTTCCCAAAAGGCAAAATCGGGCTTGGCGGCACGGGCTGTTTGCATGATAGCCTGTTTGAGGTCGGCGGGCAACGCGTGTCCCATGTCCAGCATCACGCCGTCCACATCAAATTCGGCAATGTAATGGGGCAGAATGCCCACAATGTGCGCCCACAAATCGGCAACGCGGTTTTCAGGCGTCGCGAGGTCGGGCGGGTAGAAGCGCACCGTGTTGTAGGCAATGTAGTTGTAGTCGGGGTGGTCGTACAGACGCAGATAAGTGACATCCGTCCAGGGGGGTTGCCCCTCGGTGGGCGGCCAATCGGCGAAAGCGCCGGGGATACGCACCAACGTGCCATCGGGCAAACGCCCCCGCCAAGCGCCCGTTTCTGTCTTGAACAGGCTCTCGCGCGGTGGGGGCGGGGTGAACATGGCGCGATAGACCGCATGCGGGGGTAGCGGCGCACCGCCACGCCGCCCCACCCAAGCCTCAATCGTCGCCAGTTCCTCGGCGGTGAAAAGCGGCAAGCCATACGCACGTTCATCGGTGCTGCCTGGTGCGCGGTCGGGCACATCGGCGCGAATCCAGTAGAACCATTCAGGGTGTTCAGCCGCCCAGTCGCAATCCTTCGCGGCGGTGCGGAACACAAATTCCACCACCACACGCATGCCCAGCCGGTGCGCCGCTTGCACAAACGCCCGGAATTGGGTTTCGATGGGCACGTCGAGCGCCGGCTCGCCCAACATGTCATCAAGCAGATAGGCGTTGCGGCTGGCGTAGGGCGAACCGAGCACGCCTTTGCGACCATCGTTGCCAATGGCGTTGACGGGCAACAAGTGCAAGGTGTTGACGCCCATGGCACGCAGGCGCGGGAGCAACGCAATGGATTTGAGGAACGTTCCCGTTTCACGCCAGCCGTCGGGGTTGAGCGGCAACGTCAATTCGCCGTCGCCGTCATGGTCCCACGCGGTTGCCAGGCGCACAAAGAGGTTGTACGCCACACTCTGGCGGCTCCACGCCCCAGCCTCACCCTGGGGCATGGGGATAGGGGGCGCGTCGAGAAGGCGACGCACCACATCGGCATACGCATCAAAGGGGTTGAGCAGGCGCTCACCGGTTGCCTGAGGGTCGAACCAGCAAGCAGGCACCGCATAACGCGCCACCGACGTGCGGCGGCGCGTCAACGCTGTCAACAGGGCTTGCAACGCATCAACAGGTTGGCTCATCGTGATTCCCATCTCCCATTGGCAATGTTGGCAGTGTATCGGCGGAGCGGACAGACGTTTTTCAACCTTCCTTGCGCCGCCGCCACCACTTTTCGATTTCCACCGCCACAAAAATAACCACTGCGACCGCCCAGGTTGCTACCAATTCTCCCAACGTGAGCGGCTCGGTCTCGAAAATGGCTTGCAGCGGTTGCCAGTAGAGCACCAGCACCTGCAAAACGAGCGTACTGGCAACCGCGCCCAGCATCCACGGGTTGGAGCGCAATCCCAGGGTGAAGAGGGATTCGCGTTCGGAGCGAATCGCCATGACATGCGCCATTTGGGCAACCGCCAGTGTGTTGAAGACCATGCTTTGCCACGCTTCGTGGCGTTCCAGCGCGTAGATTTGCACGCCGAGCGTCAGCAAGCCCATGAGCAAGCCCACCCAGAGAATGTGTTGCCAAAGCCCGCGCGCGAAAATGCTTTCGGTCGGTGGGTAAGGGGGGCGCTTCATCACATCTTTTTCAGGCGGTTCAACACCCAGCGCCAGCGCCGGCAACCCGTCCGTCACGAGGTTGATCCAGAGAATTTGGAGCGGCAGAAGCGGCACGGGCAACCCCAGCAGCGGCGCCAGCAACATCACCCAGATTTCGCCGCTGTTGCTGGTGAGCAGATAGCGCACAAATTTGCGGATATTGTCGTAAATGGTGCGCCCTTCTTCAATCGCGGCCACAATCGTGGCAAAATTATCGTCCAGCAGAATCATGTCGGCGGCTTCTTTGGCCACATCCGTGCCGGTTATGCCCATGGCAATGCCGATATCCGCCTTTTTGAGCGCGGGCGCATCGTTCACCCCGTCGCCCGTCATGGCGGTATTGTGGCGGTGCGCCTGCAACGCCGTCACAATCCGCAACTTGTGTTCGGGGCTGACGCGGGCGAAAACGCGGACATCTTCCACGATGGCAATCAGTTCCTCGTCGCTCATTTGCTCCAGGTCGCGGCCGGTGAGCGTGCGTGTGCCGGGTTCGGCGATACCCAACTGGCGGGCAATCGCCTCGGCGGTCAGCGCATGGTCGCCGGTAATCATCACGGTGCGAATACCGGCTTGCCTGGCTTTCGCCACAGCATCTTTGGCTTCGGGGCGCGGTGGGTCAATCATGCCGAAAAGCCCCACAAAGATGAGTTCCCGCTCGACGGTTTCCGCCGTCAGCGGTTCGGGAAGCGCCGTTAGGGGGCGAAAGGCAAGCCCCAGCACCCGTTGCCCCTGCGACGCCATGTCGGTGTTGGCGGTTTCAATCCGCGCCCGCCAGTCATCCGTCAGCGGCTCGGCGCGGTCTGCATTCCAAACATGGGTGCACAGCGGCAACAACACATCCACCGCGCCTTTGGTGAAGAGGACGAAAGGCGTATCCAGCATCGGCAAAAGGCGGTGTTGGGCAGGCAAGCGATGAATGGTGCTCATGCGCTTGCGCTCCGAGGAAAAGGGCACTTCGCCCACGCGTGGCATTTCGGCTTCAAGGTCGGGTTTGAGCAGGTGGTACTGCACCGCCGCCATCACCAGCGCCCCCTCGGTGGGGTCGCCAACGGTGAAATAGCGGTCGGGCTGGCTGTGGTCGCGGCGCAGTTCGGCATCGTTGCAGAGCGCCCCGCCAATGAGCATGAGTTGCAAAGCCGGCGGAAGCGCGTCGGGGGGTGTTTCGGCGAGCGTATGAGCGCGTTCGGTCTGCAAGTCAATGCGCTGGTTGGCAACGTCAAGCACCGTCACCGTCATACGGTTTTCGGTCAACGTTCCCGTCTTGTCCGAGCAAATGACCGTCACAGAGCCGAGCGTTTCAACAGCGGGCAAACGGCGGATGAGGGCGTTGCGCTGCACCATGCGGCGTGCGCCCAACGCCAGCGCAATCGTGACGACGGCGGGCAACCCTTCGGGCACAGCCGCCACCGCCAGGCTGATTGCCGTCAGGAGCATCTCCGCCACCTCGCCGCCACGCCACACGCCCAGCACGAACACCAGCGCCACCAACACAATCGCCACCGCCGCCAGACGCTTCCCCAATTGGTCCATGCGGCGCTGCAACGGGGTTTGCTCTTCTTCAACGGATTGGAGCATGGCGGCAATTTTCCCCAACTCCGTCGCCATCCCCGTCGCCACCACAATCGCCTTGCCGCGCCCATATGTGACCGCCGTCCCCATGTAGACCATGTTGCGCCGATCCCCAATTGGCGTTTCGGGGTCGGGGAGCGGGTCGGTCTGCTTATCCACAGGCACGGATTCCCCCGTCAAGGCGGCTTCCTGCACTTGCAGATTGACCGCCTCGACCAGCCGCGCATCAGCCGGAACAGCCCCGCCTGCTTCCAGCCGAATCACATCGCCGGGCACCAGATGGGTGGCTTCAATTTCCTGCCATTCACCATCGCGGAGCACATGAACATGCGGCACAGCCATCTTTTGCAAGGCTTCAATGGCTTTTTCAGCGCGGTACTCCTGGAAAAAGCCCAGCGCGGCATTCAACACCACAATCGCCAAAATAACGAGCGTATCTTTGAGGTCGCCGATAAGATAGGAAATGACCGCCGCCGCAAGCAGAATGAGCACCATGGTTTCCTTGAATTGTCCCAGCAAAATGCGCCATGCGGTGCGTCCGGTCGCGGCTTCCAAACGGTTGGGACCATATTCAGCAAGACGGCGGGTGGCTTCGTCGTGTGAAAGCCCTTTTTGCAGGTTGGTTTGCAACGCCTCAGCGACAGCATCCACAGGCAACGTGTGCCAGAGGGGGGTACGCATAGAAAATCTCCTGCAAGATGGGTTGGTTGCGTCTGCGTCGTCGAAAAGGACCGACCAGCCAAAGCCCAGCGGCTCTTGCGTTCAGTCTAGCAGAAAGCCCTTACCGAGCAAGCATATTGACACGCAGCCACCGGCAAAAATGCGCTTTCATCTTGAACGAAAAAATTTTTGCAAGTATAAACTAAGAAATCGCAATCTTGCATAGGTTTTGATTGATACGATCGCCTCTTTTTCCTATTGAAACACCCTTTTCTTCATTCTATACTACACCGCGGCATACTAACTTTATTCTGGGGGGTATTCCGTGAACATTCTGCCAAAAGTAGAAACACCCTACATCATGGCCTATGCCAACCGACTTCTGGCGCGCATGCATCACGTTCTGCATGCCACGAAAGCCCTTCCCTGGCTTGCGTTTGCAGCATCTCCCCCCTCGCTTTCGCTGGACACCCTGCGCCAGCTCATTCCCACCTTGCCTGGCGTTGCATTTTTGCTGGATGAAGAGGCGCGGCTGATTGCGTGGTCGCCCGCCACAGCCGAACTGCTGCAAACACCACCTGAGACGCTCGCCGCCGCACCCGTTTTTGCGTTTTTCGCCCCCCGTTGCCATGAGAACGTTCAACGCGCCTTGCAGCGCGCCCGCCAAGAGGGTGCTATTCAAGCCGTCGTGGAGATTTTTCCCGAAGGGGCGGAAACATTGCGCTTCTTGCGCCTGCATCTGAAACGGTACGCCTTGCGTGAAGGCAACTACTTCGTGGGAACAGCGCACGACGCCACAGCCGAACATTTTGCACGCGAATGGCACACCCGCAGTACAGCGCTGTATGAAGCGCTGGACGCCTTTGTCCAGGCGATTGAAAACGGTGCGCGCAACACCACAGACCTGGAACCGACGCTCGCGCCTATCATCACCCACCTGGGCGCAGAAGGCGCCGTGTTATTCACTCCCACGGCGGTTGTCACGGTCAACATCCCCGACCGCATGGCGGAACAACTACACTCACAACACACACACCTTTTCACACTCGCAGACATCTGCACCGATACACGCCTGCGCGCCGAGCATGCTGACCTCGCCGCTACGCTTGACGCTCTCGTCAACACCACCCAACAACGTTATGTCATCTTGCCGCTGAGCATTCACGACGCGGAAAGCGCACTTATCCTGTTCTATGCCGCCGAGAAACGCTTCACAAGCGCCGAACAGGCTGCGTGGTACGCTACACGCCGTGTTTTGCGCCGCGCTGTACAGGTCGGCATCATTCTTGATACAGCCGCCCGCCAATTGCGCGACCTCACGATTTTGTATCAGGTGCACAGCCTGGCGCAGGAACACGCATCACCCGAAAGCCTGGCACGCCATCTCATCCCCACACTGACTGCACTCCTTGGTGCGCATCACGTCAGATTCTATCTCTACACCAACCAAAAATGCATCTGCCAAGCAGACGCCACAACAGAATGCAATCTTCCCGAAACAGCGCTCTCCTTGATCGAAAACCAGATTGCCGGCGGGCGTACACGCATTTTGCAAGGGGATAACCTCGATCCCCTGCGCCAATTCTGCTCATCGGAATCATGTTCGACGCTTGTTCTGCAACCGCTTTCCAACAATCATCCGGTTGGGTTTTTGTGGGTTGAATTCACGCATCCGCAACCATGGACGCCCAACGACCAGATACTCTTTTCCACATTGGGGCAAACCATCGGCGGCACAATCGCCAACCTGCATCTTCTGCGCCAAACCGAAAGCCGTCTGCGCGTGTTGGAAAGCGTTCACCACGTCTCCCGCGCCCTGCGCGAAGCCCAATCCGCCGAAGAATTACTGGAATACCTGCTCGAACATGTGCTCCAAACGCTACATATCAACACGGGGAGCATCTGGCTCTACAACGAAGAAGACGACCAGATGTACCCGATTGCCGCCCGTGGGTGGCTCGAAGCGTTTTCACAAAGCCCCGTCTCCGCGCATGGTACGATTGGGGGGCTTGTTCTGGCACACAAACAAACCATCGTTGCCGAGGAGTTTCGTACCGACCCACGCACAAACCCCAACCTGCGCGACCGCGTTCCCCCCAATTGGGGCGGGCTTTGCATCCCGCTTCGCCATGATGAACATGTGGAAGGGGTCATGTACCTCGCCGTCCCCAATGAACGGCGGCTGACCGAAGAGGAAATTCTCATCGCCGAAACGCTCGCCGAAATTGGCGCAACGGCGCTCAACCGCATGCGCCTGCACCAGGAAACGCAACAACGTGTGCGGCAATTGGAAGCCTTGCGCACGATTGACCGCGCCATCACAGGCAGCATGGACCTGCATCTCATCTTGAAAGTGATTTTGGACCATCTCATCCAATATACACAGGCAGATGCCGCCCTCGTGTCGCTTTACAATGCCAATGCAAACCTGCTCGAATTTGGCGTTGGACAAGGCTTCTACTCATACGGCATTCGCACCCTGACGCCGCACCTTTCTGAAGGGTTAGCCCTGAAAGCCTTGCATCAACACCGCATGCTCTTCGTAAAAACCCTTGCCGAAGATGAGACCTTCACACGCACCAGCCAAGTGTTGCTGGAAAATGAACATTTGGTGAGTGGGTACTTCGTGCCGCTCTACGCCAAAGGCGCCCCCAAAGGCGTTCTGGAACTCTACTTCCGACGTCCCACGACGCTCCCATCCGACACGCTGGAATTCATCGAAACGGTCGCGCAACAAGCCGCTATTGCCATTGAAACAGCCCAACTGTTTGAAGACCTGCAACGGTCTAACGTCGAACTCTCGCTTGCATACGACGCCACGATTGAAGGCTGGGCGCGTGCCTTGGAACTCCGCGACGAAGAGACGGAAGGACACAGCCAGCGCGTCACCGAAATGACGTTGCTCCTGGCGCGCGCCATGGGCATCCAAGGGGAAGACCTGGTGCACATACGGCGCGGTGCGCTCCTGCACGATATCGGCAAAATGGGCATTCCCGACAGTATTCTGCTCAAACCGGGACCTCTCACCGATGAGGAATGGGAAATCATGCGCCAGCACCCCGTGCTGGCGTACAAACTGCTTTCCCCCATCCCATTTTTGCGTCCGGCGCTCGATATTCCCTACTGCCACCATGAAAAATGGGACGGTACCGGCTACCCACGCGGGCTCAAAGGTGAGGACATTCCTCTCGCGGCGCGCATCTTCGCCGTGGTGGACGTGTGGGACGCGCTCCTCTCCGACCGACCGTACCGCAAAGGGTGGCCGCCCGAAAAGGTGTACGCCTTCATTCAAGAACAAGCCGGCAAACACTTCGACCCCAAAGTCGTTGACGTGTTCCTCAAACTCTGGACGCCCGACATGGGGCACACTGTCCCCACCGAACTTCCGCTCGAAATCCTGGAAGCGATGGCGAAACGATAAGTACCGCGCTCCCACGGCGGCGCACCATCTCGTGCGCCGTCGTGGGATTGAGGGTGTCAAGTACTTGCTTCTTCCTCATCTTTGCCCACAATACGCCCACACCCAAGATTCAATGAAGATGAGGAGAGCATGTTGACAGAAGGCTTTGCATTCGAGACACAACATCGCATGGGTGCCGCGCGTGTCGGGCGCTTGCAGACGCCCCACGGTCTGGTTGAAACGCCCGCTTTCGTCGCCGTCGGCACCCAAGCCACCGTCAAAAGCCTGACGCCCGAAGACCTACACAACGTTGGCACACAAATCATCTTCGCCAACACCTACCACCTCTATCTGCGCCCCGGCGCCGACATCGTCGCCGAAATGGGGGGGCTTCACCGCTTCATGCGCTGGGATGGTCCCATCATGACCGATTCGGGGGGCTTCCAGGTGTTCAGCCTGGGCGCCAGCATCGAGCAGGGCGTGGGCAAAGTAGCGTCCATCTTTCCGGATGAAGACCCCAACACCCCACGCCCCAAACGGAAACCCACCGAAGGGCAATCGCTCGTCAAAATCACCGAGGAAGGCGTTGAGTTTCGCAGCCATCTCGACGGCTCGCGCCACTTCTTCACCCCTGAACTTTCCATCGAGATTCAGCGCAAGTTGGGCGCGGACATCATTCTCGCCTTTGATGAATGCACTTCCCCCCTACACGATGAAGCCTACACACGCCGCGCCATGGAACGCACGCACCGCTGGGCGCTCCGTTCGCTGGAAGCCTTCCGCACCAGCCACCCCCTGCACGGCTACCCACA comes from the Ardenticatena maritima genome and includes:
- a CDS encoding peroxidase-related enzyme (This protein belongs to a clade of uncharacterized proteins related to peroxidases such as the alkylhydroperoxidase AhpD.), encoding MTRKAWIEIIPIEEADERLAAVYAQCADPQTGEPAHIMAIHSLNPQSMLDHRSLYKTLMYGRSPLRRAQREMIALVVSAANHCKYUMTHHGAALRRLVKDETLVRQLADDYTQAPLSPAERAMLDYAVKLTRTPWAVDETDIAALRNVGWDDRAILDIAQITAYFNYVNRLAEGLGIVLEDYWQEDDILE
- a CDS encoding SpoIID/LytB domain-containing protein, with product MNLKSSVRLLMPDGTVRAMPVETYLRGVVPHEIGAGAPLEAQKAQAVAARCYALTARRHPEADADLCTTTHCQVWTPATDPRSDAAIEATAGVVAVFQGRIIHALYFAACDGRTRSIEEVWPQYSVPYLRGVMCPAPQQPMRGHGVGMCQTGAMAMAAQGASYEAILRHFYTGIELVQGRYAAQSVRLVSRWLPVEEAGALRLALLDVMEQPTFALEGEETLAWRLLREERFTARRRALAAELSLPGVTVRLHAPDGRVFTTLSGTDAAYGVGGLEIATPRMGTYRLHVGGQQFPVQVGDGVTVLTLQHAQAPGQMRLVSSPLDEESAAEILATLEDRFAGLFTPLVVA
- a CDS encoding alpha-amylase family protein, with product MSQPVDALQALLTALTRRRTSVARYAVPACWFDPQATGERLLNPFDAYADVVRRLLDAPPIPMPQGEAGAWSRQSVAYNLFVRLATAWDHDGDGELTLPLNPDGWRETGTFLKSIALLPRLRAMGVNTLHLLPVNAIGNDGRKGVLGSPYASRNAYLLDDMLGEPALDVPIETQFRAFVQAAHRLGMRVVVEFVFRTAAKDCDWAAEHPEWFYWIRADVPDRAPGSTDERAYGLPLFTAEELATIEAWVGRRGGAPLPPHAVYRAMFTPPPPRESLFKTETGAWRGRLPDGTLVRIPGAFADWPPTEGQPPWTDVTYLRLYDHPDYNYIAYNTVRFYPPDLATPENRVADLWAHIVGILPHYIAEFDVDGVMLDMGHALPADLKQAIMQTARAAKPDFAFWEENFDASLTGDPRGYNVAMGPMTLISQSFEALRTFLPDVAAQGMRELQLAAGENHNTHRVAALTGGVRRSRVLAAIHAFVPGVPWVHNGFEVGETAPVNTGIDFTAEELRFWTTEKLALFSPHALPWLNTETLIPWLTRLYTVRHAYADLFTDSRPGTFTFETHGAVWVLTRQAAETSRRFMLVVNTDFEHAGTLTLTMPTTVPLADVLNDRILTPDPDGRLPLMLEPGGVVLLRVE
- a CDS encoding calcium-transporting P-type ATPase, PMR1-type; this encodes MRTPLWHTLPVDAVAEALQTNLQKGLSHDEATRRLAEYGPNRLEAATGRTAWRILLGQFKETMVLILLAAAVISYLIGDLKDTLVILAIVVLNAALGFFQEYRAEKAIEALQKMAVPHVHVLRDGEWQEIEATHLVPGDVIRLEAGGAVPADARLVEAVNLQVQEAALTGESVPVDKQTDPLPDPETPIGDRRNMVYMGTAVTYGRGKAIVVATGMATELGKIAAMLQSVEEEQTPLQRRMDQLGKRLAAVAIVLVALVFVLGVWRGGEVAEMLLTAISLAVAAVPEGLPAVVTIALALGARRMVQRNALIRRLPAVETLGSVTVICSDKTGTLTENRMTVTVLDVANQRIDLQTERAHTLAETPPDALPPALQLMLIGGALCNDAELRRDHSQPDRYFTVGDPTEGALVMAAVQYHLLKPDLEAEMPRVGEVPFSSERKRMSTIHRLPAQHRLLPMLDTPFVLFTKGAVDVLLPLCTHVWNADRAEPLTDDWRARIETANTDMASQGQRVLGLAFRPLTALPEPLTAETVERELIFVGLFGMIDPPRPEAKDAVAKARQAGIRTVMITGDHALTAEAIARQLGIAEPGTRTLTGRDLEQMSDEELIAIVEDVRVFARVSPEHKLRIVTALQAHRHNTAMTGDGVNDAPALKKADIGIAMGITGTDVAKEAADMILLDDNFATIVAAIEEGRTIYDNIRKFVRYLLTSNSGEIWVMLLAPLLGLPVPLLPLQILWINLVTDGLPALALGVEPPEKDVMKRPPYPPTESIFARGLWQHILWVGLLMGLLTLGVQIYALERHEAWQSMVFNTLAVAQMAHVMAIRSERESLFTLGLRSNPWMLGAVASTLVLQVLVLYWQPLQAIFETEPLTLGELVATWAVAVVIFVAVEIEKWWRRRKEG
- a CDS encoding HD domain-containing phosphohydrolase, with protein sequence MNILPKVETPYIMAYANRLLARMHHVLHATKALPWLAFAASPPSLSLDTLRQLIPTLPGVAFLLDEEARLIAWSPATAELLQTPPETLAAAPVFAFFAPRCHENVQRALQRARQEGAIQAVVEIFPEGAETLRFLRLHLKRYALREGNYFVGTAHDATAEHFAREWHTRSTALYEALDAFVQAIENGARNTTDLEPTLAPIITHLGAEGAVLFTPTAVVTVNIPDRMAEQLHSQHTHLFTLADICTDTRLRAEHADLAATLDALVNTTQQRYVILPLSIHDAESALILFYAAEKRFTSAEQAAWYATRRVLRRAVQVGIILDTAARQLRDLTILYQVHSLAQEHASPESLARHLIPTLTALLGAHHVRFYLYTNQKCICQADATTECNLPETALSLIENQIAGGRTRILQGDNLDPLRQFCSSESCSTLVLQPLSNNHPVGFLWVEFTHPQPWTPNDQILFSTLGQTIGGTIANLHLLRQTESRLRVLESVHHVSRALREAQSAEELLEYLLEHVLQTLHINTGSIWLYNEEDDQMYPIAARGWLEAFSQSPVSAHGTIGGLVLAHKQTIVAEEFRTDPRTNPNLRDRVPPNWGGLCIPLRHDEHVEGVMYLAVPNERRLTEEEILIAETLAEIGATALNRMRLHQETQQRVRQLEALRTIDRAITGSMDLHLILKVILDHLIQYTQADAALVSLYNANANLLEFGVGQGFYSYGIRTLTPHLSEGLALKALHQHRMLFVKTLAEDETFTRTSQVLLENEHLVSGYFVPLYAKGAPKGVLELYFRRPTTLPSDTLEFIETVAQQAAIAIETAQLFEDLQRSNVELSLAYDATIEGWARALELRDEETEGHSQRVTEMTLLLARAMGIQGEDLVHIRRGALLHDIGKMGIPDSILLKPGPLTDEEWEIMRQHPVLAYKLLSPIPFLRPALDIPYCHHEKWDGTGYPRGLKGEDIPLAARIFAVVDVWDALLSDRPYRKGWPPEKVYAFIQEQAGKHFDPKVVDVFLKLWTPDMGHTVPTELPLEILEAMAKR
- the tgt gene encoding tRNA guanosine(34) transglycosylase Tgt, encoding MLTEGFAFETQHRMGAARVGRLQTPHGLVETPAFVAVGTQATVKSLTPEDLHNVGTQIIFANTYHLYLRPGADIVAEMGGLHRFMRWDGPIMTDSGGFQVFSLGASIEQGVGKVASIFPDEDPNTPRPKRKPTEGQSLVKITEEGVEFRSHLDGSRHFFTPELSIEIQRKLGADIILAFDECTSPLHDEAYTRRAMERTHRWALRSLEAFRTSHPLHGYPQALYGIVQGGAYHDLRVASARFIAEQPFDGIAIGGSLGRTKEDMRAVLEWTIPLLPDEKPRHLLGIGEIPDIFDAVARGVDTFDCVAPTRMARNAGILARTLDGKRLPKFRMNLRNARFKRDPRPLVEGCTCYTCRTYSRAYVHHLFRANELLAYRLATIHNLHYLNDLMRQIRAALLQGTFDELRRHWLGE